A stretch of DNA from Campylobacter gracilis:
GCTGGAGGGGCAGGCTATTTATGATGGGCTTATGAATTTTGGTATGTCGCAAAAAACGGGCATTGATCTGCCGTATGAGCAAAGCGGAAATATCCCAAGCATCAAAAGCCTGAATAATAAAATTTACAAAGCCACGATCAGCTACGGCTACGGCGCACAGATGACTTTCCTTCAGATGCTCAATGCCTACACCGTCTTTAACAACGGCGGTGTCATGATTAGCCCGCGCCTAGTCGAAAATCTAGAAAATAACGGCAAAACTTACATCGTCAACGAAAGCGAAACCCGCCAGGTCATCTCTAAACCTACCGCTGATGTAATAAAAGGAATTTTAATCAAAACGGTTGAGAGTGGCACGGGGCGCAAGGGGCGAGTGGCGGGGCTGCAAATCGGTGGCAAGACGGGCACTGCGCGCATCGCCAAGGGAGGCGGCTATTCGAGCGCCTATAACAGCTCGTTTTTTGGCTTTGCCAACGACGCGGACACCAGCTACACGATCGGCGTTTTGGTGCGCGAGCCTAAAAGGGGCAGCTACTACGCCGCTCAAAATGCGCTGCCGATCTTTAAGCGGGCGGTAGGAATTTTGATTGAGGAGGGCTATCTAAAGCCCGCAGCCGACGCAAACGCCACGCAAAAGGTCGAAATCAAGGATGAGGCAGTTGAAATTAAAGATTAAATTTGCTAAATTTCGCGAGGTTTTTTGAAATTTTGCGGCTTGCGGCGACGAAAATTCGTGGAATTAGGCGCGGCTTTTTGAAATTTTACGGCGTTTAAATTTTTGCGACGCGGAATTTTGGCGGCATAGAATTTCGCGGCGCAAATTTTAACGGTACGGAGATGGAATTTTATCGCGATGCGGGATTTTGGCGCGGCAGTAAAATTTTATCACGGCTTGGAATTTTGCATGGCGCCGCTCGCTGAGCTAAGGCATTGGAATTTTATCGCGATACGGAATTTTGCCACGGCGTAAAATTCCGTATCAAGGCAAAATTTTAAATTTGCCGTCGCGCAAGTAGCGCAAGTAAAACGGCGAGCGAGCTTAGCTGCTTAAATTTAAAGACGCAACGCTATAAATTCGCGCCGTATGTCTGCGCAACTGCGAAATTTAGCGAGTTCGGCTGCGGAATTTAACGATGAAATTTAACGCAAAGAAAAGAGGAAAATATGAAAGCAAATGAGGGAAAAATGAAAATAGCGATAATCGGGCTTGGCTACGTTGGGCTTCCTTTGGCGGCAGCGTTTGCCGCGAAACACGAGGTCGTGGGCTTTGACGTCTCGCAGGAGCGCATAGACGAGCTGCGCGGCGGGCACGATCGCACACTGGAGCTTAGCGACGAGGAGCTTGCTGCGGCGATTCAAAACGGGCTTAAATTTAGCGCAAAGTTAGATGATATGAGGCAGAGCAATTTTTATATCGTGTGCGTGCCGACGCCCGTAGATAGGCTAAATCGTCCCGATCTCACGCCGCTAATCAAGGCCAGCGAAAGCGTCGGAGCCGTGCTTAAAAAGGGCGACATCGTCGTGTATGAAAGCACCGTCTATCCGGGCGCTACGGAGGAGGACTGCGTGCCGGTTTTAGAGCGCGTAAGCGGGCTAAAATTTAACCGCGATTTTTTCTGCGGATATTCGCCCGAGCGGATCAATCCGGGCGATAAAATTCACACCGTCACTAAGATTAAAAAGATCGTCTCGGCAAGCACCCTGGAGGCTTTAGACGTCGTAGATAGCGTCTATCTTAGCATCCTGCAAAACGGCACCTTTCGCGCTAGCAGCATAAAGGTCGCCGAGGCCGCGAAGGTGATCGAAAACACCCAGCGCGACATCAATATCGGCTTTATCAACGAGCTTGCGATCCTGTTCGGCAAGCTCGGTATCAACACCAACGACGTCATCGACGCGGCGGCTACGAAGTGGAATTTCTTAAGCTTCCGTCCGGGGCTCGTGGGCGGGCACTGCATCGGCATCGATCCGTATTATCTGGCGCAGAAAGCGACCGAGGTGGGCTATCACCCAGAAATCATCCTCTCAAGCCGCCGCATCAACGATAATATGGGAAGCTACGTCGCTACGGAGGTCGTTAAGATGATGATAAAATACGACGAAAAGGTAAAGGGCGCGAAGGTCTTGATCTTGGGGCTGACGTTTAAAGAAAACTGCCCCGACACCCGCAATACGCGCGTCGTGGATATGATAAACGAGCTTAAAAATTTCGGCTGCGAGGTAAGCGTCTATGATCCTTGGGCGAGCGCTGCCGACGCTAAGAGATACTACGACATCGATCTGCTGCAAAAGCCCGATTTGCGCAAATTTGACTGCGTCGTAATCGCCGTGGCGCATAAGCAATTTTTCGAGCTTGATTACGCAGGCTCGCTGGTTTACGACGTGAAAAACGTCTATAAAGGTGCGCAAGGAAAGCTCTGAAATTTAGCTTGGGGGTTAAATTTAGATTTTATCAATGTAGTTTGCTTTTTAAGTTTGAAGCTCAAACACGATGCTAAGCTACAAAAATAGATAAAATTTTTTGGTATAAGTGAAAGTTAATCCTCATCGTTATATAATCGCGGCACTTTCGGGGAACAAAACGAGTTGTCGCTTTAGGTTTTGCTTAAAAGCTAAAGCTATTTACAGGCTAGTGTTTTAAGGCTAAAGGATCAAATTTGAAGACCTTTTTGAAGACCTTGCTTAAAATCATAAAAAACATCTTCAAAGGCATATTTTATACAGCCGTTTTTATAGGCCTTTTTGCTTTAGCACTCAAAGTTCAGACCGGCAGATTTAAATCAACCTCCTCTCACTATACCGTCACTGCAAATACCAAAGTAGATCCTAACTCCGAGCTAGCCAAATACGTAACGCAAAAGGAGATAAACGCAGTCGGCTATAGATATTGGGATATAGACGAAGAGGAGGTCAGAGATAATCCCACGATGGAACTTTTGCGCAGGAGTTTAAAATCAAAAGATACGGATAAAATTTTAAAATTTATGCAGGATAATAATATAAGCGTAGATACCCCTCTTCATTTCGGCGTTACCCCTTTGATGTATGCTAGCTTTTACGATGATGAAAAAACCGCAAAAAAGCTGATAGAGATGGGTGCCGATCCTCATAAGAAAGATAATTACGAGCTATCTCCTATGGCATACGCTATGGAAAATAACGCCACTAAGTCGGTTAGGCTTTTGCTAGATAGCGGAGTTAAGTTTGACGAAGTAGAGATCGTGCAGGAAACCTACGGCATTATGGACGTCGAAAACTGGATAGATTCTGTAAGCTTTGACGAAAACGCTACTCCGATCATACATTACCGCACGAAAGAGGTTCTTTTTAGCGGCGGAGGCGAGCCGTATTATTTTATCAGCCACCTAGTTAGAAACAATATGTACGATATAATGAAAATGGTGCTAGAGAGCGGTTATAGACCATATACCTACTCCACTTTCAATATGGGAGAGGTCTCCGTTTCAAATAAACTAGAGGAGATACCCGGCTATAAAAATATAAAAAATACTAATAAGGAGTATGGGGTAGAGGAGTTTAGACTTTATATGTCGGTATATGGAGGGTTGCTGGACGTACCCGAGCCCGGCGCTATGATAGATCTACTTTTGCAATACGATATCGGCGGAATACCGAACGATGAATTTTTAAAAAGAATGTATGATGATAAGTGCTATGAAACATATAGGTATGATATAGCCGTAGGATACTATAAAATGGGAAGTATGTTTGACTCGGCATTTTTGCAAAAACATTGTTCCGACAAGAACGCTACCTTTAAAAATATCAAAGAGTATATACTATTTGCGGTAGGGCAAAAAAAATTGATGAAATAGAATTTGCAGCAAATAGAAAGCATATAAAAAACCCCAACTTTCATATATCTAAAGAGGAAGTCGAGAGGCTAACTAACGACTATAAAGAATATAAAAGAAATTTATTTAGTAAAGAAGCGGAAGGTCAAAAATAATAGGCGGCTACGCAACTCGCTGCGAAATAATTAAATTTTAAAATTCTATCCAATTAACAAAAGATAAAATTTCGCCGATTTTATTGGCATTGTGTTAGGCTTGCAAACTCCGCAAAAAGTTTAAAAGACTCGAATAGAAAAGCTAAATTTAATCTCTAAATTTACAACGCTTGCGCGAGTATAAATTTCGCAAAATCCTCGCGGGAGTTCGGGCATTTGCACACTTCGTAGTATTCGTAGCCCAGCTCGCGCGCCTGGGCCCTATAAAAAATATCCAGCTCGAAATCGGTCTCGGAGTTATCCACGCAAAATGCGATCGGAAATATGAGCGCTTTTTTGCTCTGCAGATCTCGCAAGACGTCCGCGACATTAGGCTCTAGCCACTTCACGGGACCCAGGCGCGATTGATACGCCAAAATGATCTCTTTAAATTTAATCCCGCGCGCAGCCAGCAGATCTTTTAAAATCTCCACGTGCGCCTCTACCTGCGCCTTGTAGGGATCGCCCGCGGCTACCATTTTTACCGGCAGCGAATGCGCGGAAAATATTAGCGAAATTTGCGAAATTTCATCCACGCTAAATTTCGCAACGCACCCTGCGATTAAATTTAGCAAAATTTCGTTGTAAGCGGCGCTGTCGTAGAAAATATCAACTATCTTATAATTTTTTATCCCGAGCCGCTTAAGTGCCGCTTCGGCAGAGCACAGGCTCGATTGCACCGTAGTTTTCGAGAAGTGCGGATACAAAGGCATTAAAATTATCTCGTCAAAATCCGCGTATTTTTTAAACACATCCTCCGCAAAAGGCGGCGTGTAATTCATCGCATAATCGCAAATTAGCTCGTCTATCGGTTTTTTATCCTGCGGCGCCTCGTTTTGTAGCGGCTCGCCATGCGTCGGGACGTCTTGCGGCGGCTTGCTCTGCAATGAAATGTCTTGCAGCGGTTCATTTGCAGCGCTCGCATCCGCCGCGCCTTCAAATTTTAACCGCGCGCTTAATTCGGCTCGCGCGAGTGAATTTACACGCTCGCAAAGCGCTTCGGTAATGGAGCATATCGGCGAGCGTCCGCCCAGTTTTTCGTAGTTGCTAAGCGCCGCTGCCGCTCTACTTCTTACGATGAGTGCGGCCAAAACGCTACGCCAAAAATCACTTTTAATGCCTAAAATAAAGGGGTCGTTAAACATATTTTTTAAAAAAACTTCAACCTCGCTCAGATTGTTCGGACCGCCCATGTTGAGTAAAATTAGGGCTTTTTTCATGAGATGATTTCTCTGATTTTTATCGCATCCTCTACGCTTGCAAGACCTGCGTTAGTGCTGCTGTCGCACATCGCGCAAAACGCTTCGTGTTCGCGGCGTAGCGAAAAGTCGTCGCGATCGACGCGCAGATTTACGCGCCCGTCAGGCGTAATTTTAAAAAGAGTTATTGAGATTAGATCGCCGAAATATACACCGCTGTCGGTGCAAATCTCGATACCGTGGCGTCTGATCGGATAGAGATTGGACTGCATTAGCGTGCAATAGCAACCGCTTTTTGTGTGGAGTGTCGCGCATGCAGCTAGAGTGCGCTCTTTAGAGATATTTTTGCTAAGTTCTATGCAGGCGATCTCGCTGTGAGAAAGCAGCCGCACAAGATCGATATCTCTAAAAAGGGCATTGGCTACGATATCTGCTCTATCGTCGTTTGCAAAGCCGCTTACGAAGCTCATCGAAAAAATTTTATCCCCCTTGGCTAGCTCGCGTAGCAAGGATACGATGACAGGATTGTAGCGGTCGGAGTAGCCTACGGCTAGGCGCGTGCCGTTAGTAGTGACTGCGTAGTTTATCTCTCTAGCTTCGGCTAGGCTTTGTGCGAGCGGAGATTCTACAAAGATATTTTTGGTAAATGGAAGGCATTTTAAAATCAGCTCTTTATGCGATGGCGGGGGAGCCGTGATGACTACGGCGTCGGGCTTAGCTACGTTAAAAAGATCGGTTAGATTATCAAAGATCGGATAGCGCGGGCCGAAATTTTCGCTGCTGCCCTTATGATAAAGCGCTACAAGCTCGAAATAATCGCTCCTTCTTAGCTCGCTGAAGTGCTTTTGACCAAGCTCGCCCATGCCTATGATCGCTATCTTTTTTTTCATCGCCATGCCCTAAATTTAATCTTTCGCGCCATTATAACTAAGAATGGTTAAAATTTATAATTTTTAAAATCTAATTTGGCTAAAATGCGCCTTTAAAATTTAACTTGAAATAGGACAAATCATGGATATTAGAAGCGAATATTTAAATTTCTTTGCGAGCAAGGGGCATCAGATCATCCCTAGTGCGCCGCTGGTGCCAGATGATGATAGCTTGCTGTTTACAAACGCGGGCATGGTGCCCTTTAAAAGCATATTTACAGGAGCCGTTCCGCGCCCGACGCCGCCTATCCGCACGAGCTGTCAGACCTGCATCCGCGCCGGCGGCAAGCACAACGACCTAGACAACGTCGGCTACACCGCGCGCCACCATACGTTTTTTGAGATGCTTGGCAATTTCAGCTTCGGCGAGTATTTCAAAGAGCAGGCGATCGCCTATGCGTGGGAGTTTATCACTGAAATTTTAAAGCTTCCTAAAGACAAACTCTATGTCACCGTGCACGAAAAGGACGACAAAGCTTACGAGTTCTGGGCACGCCACATAGCGCGGGAGCGCATATATCGCTTCGGTGATCACGATAACTTTTGGGCGATGGGCGATACCGGACCGTGCGGGCCGTGCAGCGAAATTTTTTACGATCAGGGTGAGGAGCATTTTCACTCGCCAGAGGATTATATGGGCGGCGACGGCGACCGCTTTTTAGAGATTTGGAATTTAGTTTTTATGCAGTATGAGCGCAGCAAAGACGGCAAGCTTAGCCCGCTTCCAAAGCCTAGCATTGACACGGGCATGGGGCTTGAGCGCGTCACGGCGATTAAGGAGGGCAAGTTTAGCAACTACGACAGCTCGCTTTTTATGCCGCTAATTGATGAGGTTGCAAAGCTTTGCGGCAGGCCTTACGTTTATGAAAGCGGCGCGAGCTACCGCGTCATCGCCGATCATATCCGCTCGGTCGTGTTTTTGCTAGCGCAGGGAACGAATTTTAATCGCGAGGGCAGGGGATATGTTTTGCGCAGAATTCTGCGCCGCGCCGTGCGTCACGGCTATCTGCTCGGCATCAAAGAGCCCTTTATGTATCGCCTCGTGGATAAAGTATGCGAGCTAATGGGCGGGCACTATGCCTATCTAAACGAGAAAAAGGAAGCCGTAAAGGAGCAGATCAAGCTCGAAGAGGAGCGGTTTTTTGCCACTTTGGCAAACGGCATCGAGCTTTTTAACGAGGAGCTTGCGCGCACTAAAGAAATTTTTAGCGGCGAGGTCGCGTTTAAGTTATACGATACCTACGGCTTTCCGCTCGATCTGACCGCTGATATGCTGCGCGAGAAAAATTTGCGCGTGGATGAGGCTAAATTTGACGCGCTTATGAGCGAGCAAAGGCAGATAGCTAAAGCCGCATGGAAGGGCAGTGGCGATAAAAACGTCCGTGGCGATTTTAAGGCGCTGCTAGAGAAATTTGGTGAGAATAAATTTAGCGGTTACGAAGAGCTTAGCCGCACGAGCAAGGTTTTAGCGCTACTTAACGAGGATTTTGCGGAAGTGGATGAGCTCAAAGCCGGCGATATCGGCTGGGCGATGTTTGATGTGACTCCGTTTTACGCACAAAGCGGCGGTCAGACGGGCGATAGCGGCGAAGTGGAGTCCATAGCCGATGTGTTTGATACGCAGAAATTTTATGGGCTAAATTTATCCCACTTGCGCCTTAATCGTAACCTAAAAATTGGCGATATCGTCGGGCTCAAGGTTTCTGAGGAGCGTGAGCAGATTGCACGCCATCACAGCGCGACACATCTTTTACACGCGGCGCTTCGTGCGGTGCTAGGGGCTCATATCGCTCAAGCAGGAAGCTTAGTCGAAGCAGATCGCTTAAGATTTGACTTCTCGCATCCTAAGGCGCTTAGCGACGAGGAGCTAGCTAAAATCGAGGAATTTGTAAATAATGCCGTTTGCAAGGGCTGTGCGGCAAAAACTGAGATTATGGATATAGATGATGCTAAAAACAGCGGCGCGATTGCGCTTTTTGGCGAAAAATATGGCTCAAAAGTGCGCGTTGTGAGTTTTGGAGAGATTAGTAAGGAGCTTTGCGGCGGAATTCACGTGCGTAATTTAAGCGAAATAGGGTCGTTTTTTATAGTCAAAGAAAGCGGTGTAAGTGCGGGTGTTAGGCGTATCGAGGCAGTTTGTTCGCGCGCTGCTTTAAATTTAGCGCTTCAAAATCGCGCTAAGCTTGCTGAAATTTCTGCGGAGCTAAAAGGGATTGAGCCTCTCCGCGCGATTGAGAAATTAAAAGATGAGATCAGATCGCTAAAAGATCAGATCAAGCATGCAAGCAGTTCCCATGCACTGGCGTTTTTAAATGTTGGCGATACCAAACTTTGCGTAGCCTCGGTCGAAAGCGGCGATATAAAAACTATGATAGATGAGTTTAAAAATAGCCACGAAAAGGCGGCGATAATGCTGATGCAAGTAGGCGCCGACGGTAAAATTTCAATTGCAGCAGGCGTTAAAAACGCACCTATTAAAGCAGGTGAGTGGGTTAAGCTCGTAGCGCAAATTTTAGGCGGCGGCGGCGGCGGACGCGATGATTTTGCAACCGCAGGCGGCAAGGACGTGCTAAAAATCGAAGAAGCGATCAAAGAGGCGATCTCTTACGCAAAAGGCAAAATTTGAACGAAATCGATACCGGCTTCATCAAAGCCTCGCAAATTTTGCCGCTGATTCACATTTTAAGTGTGATTTTTTTGGTCTGCGCGCAGATCTGCGTATTTTTGATCGCACGGATTTTTATGAATTTAAGCAGTAAAAGCCAAGCGGATGCGAAGGATGTAAAATTTACAGAAATTTTGCGATATATGAAACGCTACGAGCAGTTCTTTGCACTATTTTTGGCGATCGTTTGCGTAAGTGGATTTTTTCTTGCGGACGGCGGAGGTTTTAAATTTTCAGATCCTATGGTAAAAGGCGCGATTGCCACGCTGTGGGCTGGTGCCGGCTTTATACTACTAAATTTTATCTACATGCATTATAAAATTTCATCTTTGAAGCGAGCTTTGGATGCGGGAGATGAGCTTGAGGCGAATGAGCATTTAATCATCGTCGTTAAATATTTCATCCCGTTAAATATCGTAGTTACGCTGATTTGCGTTTATCTAGGCGTGACGGTGGGTGAGTTTTGATGATTTATTTAGCTTCCAGTTCGCCTACTAGAGCGCAAATTCTAAAGGATAACGGCGTAG
This window harbors:
- a CDS encoding nucleotide sugar dehydrogenase, with the protein product MKIAIIGLGYVGLPLAAAFAAKHEVVGFDVSQERIDELRGGHDRTLELSDEELAAAIQNGLKFSAKLDDMRQSNFYIVCVPTPVDRLNRPDLTPLIKASESVGAVLKKGDIVVYESTVYPGATEEDCVPVLERVSGLKFNRDFFCGYSPERINPGDKIHTVTKIKKIVSASTLEALDVVDSVYLSILQNGTFRASSIKVAEAAKVIENTQRDINIGFINELAILFGKLGINTNDVIDAAATKWNFLSFRPGLVGGHCIGIDPYYLAQKATEVGYHPEIILSSRRINDNMGSYVATEVVKMMIKYDEKVKGAKVLILGLTFKENCPDTRNTRVVDMINELKNFGCEVSVYDPWASAADAKRYYDIDLLQKPDLRKFDCVVIAVAHKQFFELDYAGSLVYDVKNVYKGAQGKL
- a CDS encoding ankyrin repeat domain-containing protein, with the protein product MKTFLKTLLKIIKNIFKGIFYTAVFIGLFALALKVQTGRFKSTSSHYTVTANTKVDPNSELAKYVTQKEINAVGYRYWDIDEEEVRDNPTMELLRRSLKSKDTDKILKFMQDNNISVDTPLHFGVTPLMYASFYDDEKTAKKLIEMGADPHKKDNYELSPMAYAMENNATKSVRLLLDSGVKFDEVEIVQETYGIMDVENWIDSVSFDENATPIIHYRTKEVLFSGGGEPYYFISHLVRNNMYDIMKMVLESGYRPYTYSTFNMGEVSVSNKLEEIPGYKNIKNTNKEYGVEEFRLYMSVYGGLLDVPEPGAMIDLLLQYDIGGIPNDEFLKRMYDDKCYETYRYDIAVGYYKMGSMFDSAFLQKHCSDKNATFKNIKEYILFAVGQKKLMK
- the hemH gene encoding ferrochelatase; translated protein: MKKALILLNMGGPNNLSEVEVFLKNMFNDPFILGIKSDFWRSVLAALIVRSRAAAALSNYEKLGGRSPICSITEALCERVNSLARAELSARLKFEGAADASAANEPLQDISLQSKPPQDVPTHGEPLQNEAPQDKKPIDELICDYAMNYTPPFAEDVFKKYADFDEIILMPLYPHFSKTTVQSSLCSAEAALKRLGIKNYKIVDIFYDSAAYNEILLNLIAGCVAKFSVDEISQISLIFSAHSLPVKMVAAGDPYKAQVEAHVEILKDLLAARGIKFKEIILAYQSRLGPVKWLEPNVADVLRDLQSKKALIFPIAFCVDNSETDFELDIFYRAQARELGYEYYEVCKCPNSREDFAKFILAQAL
- a CDS encoding Gfo/Idh/MocA family protein, whose product is MKKKIAIIGMGELGQKHFSELRRSDYFELVALYHKGSSENFGPRYPIFDNLTDLFNVAKPDAVVITAPPPSHKELILKCLPFTKNIFVESPLAQSLAEAREINYAVTTNGTRLAVGYSDRYNPVIVSLLRELAKGDKIFSMSFVSGFANDDRADIVANALFRDIDLVRLLSHSEIACIELSKNISKERTLAACATLHTKSGCYCTLMQSNLYPIRRHGIEICTDSGVYFGDLISITLFKITPDGRVNLRVDRDDFSLRREHEAFCAMCDSSTNAGLASVEDAIKIREIIS
- the alaS gene encoding alanine--tRNA ligase — protein: MDIRSEYLNFFASKGHQIIPSAPLVPDDDSLLFTNAGMVPFKSIFTGAVPRPTPPIRTSCQTCIRAGGKHNDLDNVGYTARHHTFFEMLGNFSFGEYFKEQAIAYAWEFITEILKLPKDKLYVTVHEKDDKAYEFWARHIARERIYRFGDHDNFWAMGDTGPCGPCSEIFYDQGEEHFHSPEDYMGGDGDRFLEIWNLVFMQYERSKDGKLSPLPKPSIDTGMGLERVTAIKEGKFSNYDSSLFMPLIDEVAKLCGRPYVYESGASYRVIADHIRSVVFLLAQGTNFNREGRGYVLRRILRRAVRHGYLLGIKEPFMYRLVDKVCELMGGHYAYLNEKKEAVKEQIKLEEERFFATLANGIELFNEELARTKEIFSGEVAFKLYDTYGFPLDLTADMLREKNLRVDEAKFDALMSEQRQIAKAAWKGSGDKNVRGDFKALLEKFGENKFSGYEELSRTSKVLALLNEDFAEVDELKAGDIGWAMFDVTPFYAQSGGQTGDSGEVESIADVFDTQKFYGLNLSHLRLNRNLKIGDIVGLKVSEEREQIARHHSATHLLHAALRAVLGAHIAQAGSLVEADRLRFDFSHPKALSDEELAKIEEFVNNAVCKGCAAKTEIMDIDDAKNSGAIALFGEKYGSKVRVVSFGEISKELCGGIHVRNLSEIGSFFIVKESGVSAGVRRIEAVCSRAALNLALQNRAKLAEISAELKGIEPLRAIEKLKDEIRSLKDQIKHASSSHALAFLNVGDTKLCVASVESGDIKTMIDEFKNSHEKAAIMLMQVGADGKISIAAGVKNAPIKAGEWVKLVAQILGGGGGGRDDFATAGGKDVLKIEEAIKEAISYAKGKI